A part of Treponema sp. Marseille-Q3903 genomic DNA contains:
- a CDS encoding biopolymer transporter ExbD, with protein sequence MRLKTKRGQIKSNVDMTPMIDIVFQLILFFLVSTTFAVLPAIKLKLPASHTSEGAAVKGITITADENNSLYFNDKPVTMDTLGNSLVTYDTGDTKKEEFPVSLEADSQVTNGTIVKIFDVIRESGYCVINLRTTSEK encoded by the coding sequence ATGAGATTAAAAACAAAACGCGGGCAGATAAAATCAAATGTTGATATGACCCCGATGATAGATATAGTTTTTCAGCTTATCCTTTTTTTTCTTGTCTCAACGACGTTTGCTGTTCTGCCTGCAATAAAATTGAAACTCCCTGCCAGCCATACATCTGAAGGTGCTGCTGTGAAAGGAATCACAATTACAGCTGATGAAAATAATTCTCTTTATTTTAATGACAAACCGGTAACTATGGATACGCTAGGAAACTCTCTTGTCACCTATGATACGGGCGACACGAAAAAAGAAGAATTTCCAGTTTCGCTCGAAGCGGACTCGCAGGTGACAAACGGAACAATTGTAAAGATTTTTGATGTAATTCGTGAAAGCGGTTACTGTGTAATAAATTTAAGGACGACATCTGAAAAATGA
- the eda gene encoding bifunctional 4-hydroxy-2-oxoglutarate aldolase/2-dehydro-3-deoxy-phosphogluconate aldolase, which translates to MNDALLQIGKIGIIPVVVLNKVSDAEPLAKALMNGGLPCAEVTFRTDAAEESIKAITKKYSDMFVIAGTVLSIEQVDRAIGAGAKAIVSPGFNPKVVEYCLKNNYPVCPGIMTPSELEMALGFGLDVVKFFPAENAGGLKMIKAMSAPYTMMKFMPTGGINSVNVREYLACDKILACGGSWMVKGELIDDGDFGKIEKLTREAANIVEEIRK; encoded by the coding sequence ATGAATGATGCTTTATTGCAGATTGGAAAGATAGGAATTATTCCTGTCGTTGTTTTAAATAAAGTCAGCGACGCAGAACCATTGGCAAAAGCTTTGATGAATGGCGGACTTCCTTGTGCAGAAGTCACATTTAGGACTGATGCGGCAGAAGAAAGCATCAAAGCGATAACAAAAAAATACAGTGATATGTTTGTGATTGCCGGAACAGTTCTTTCGATAGAACAGGTAGACCGCGCAATCGGGGCAGGAGCTAAAGCAATCGTATCACCCGGATTTAATCCGAAAGTTGTGGAATATTGCCTCAAAAACAACTATCCTGTCTGTCCCGGAATTATGACACCGTCAGAATTGGAAATGGCTTTAGGGTTCGGGCTCGATGTTGTAAAATTTTTCCCTGCGGAAAATGCCGGCGGATTAAAAATGATAAAGGCGATGAGCGCACCGTACACGATGATGAAGTTTATGCCGACAGGTGGAATCAACTCTGTAAATGTCCGAGAGTACCTTGCTTGCGATAAAATCTTAGCGTGCGGCGGCAGTTGGATGGTGAAAGGAGAGCTGATCGATGATGGTGATTTTGGAAAAATCGAAAAACTGACACGAGAAGCTGCAAATATTGTTGAGGAAATCAGAAAATAA
- the uxaC gene encoding glucuronate isomerase, whose product MKKFLDKNFILKTKTAQTLFHKYCKNQPIFDFHNHLPPQEIYEDKTLGNLANAWLDHDHYKWRAMRAFGVPENLITGHLNKDGSVKKEYSNDYERYFAFVKTLQSCIGNPLYHWSHLELQRYFGITEAVTEKNARDVWNRCNELLSKKEFTPRSLLEKMNVRELCTTDDPVDNLEYHQKLAKEWKNVKVRPSFRPDNVLSADSPIFKEYIKGLENLAQRKFKNIDDMIDFLGERIDFFKSCGCVVSDHSLENDFFAETTKKDADRIFKKAAGGSAISSEELCKYKTYVLAKLGELYAQKGLVMQIHIGALRDNNSILYETVGKNIGEDSLADFNYAAQIGGLLNEIYSRNQDARVILYNLNPKDNEALATMAANFRNCQFGPAWWFNDHKDGIEEQLRVYARTGVLGKYPGMLTDSRSFLSYPRHEYFRRILCNFVGNIVENGEFPSDEKLLGKIVEGICYKNSVEFFRIP is encoded by the coding sequence ATGAAAAAATTCTTAGACAAAAATTTTATACTTAAGACAAAAACCGCTCAAACTTTGTTTCACAAATACTGCAAAAATCAGCCGATTTTTGACTTTCACAATCACCTTCCGCCTCAGGAAATCTATGAAGACAAAACTCTGGGAAACCTCGCAAACGCTTGGCTTGACCATGATCACTACAAATGGCGTGCAATGCGCGCTTTTGGAGTTCCTGAAAACTTGATTACTGGTCATCTCAACAAAGACGGTTCTGTAAAAAAGGAATATTCAAACGATTACGAGCGCTACTTCGCTTTTGTCAAAACTCTCCAAAGCTGTATCGGAAATCCTCTCTATCATTGGAGTCACCTTGAGCTTCAGCGTTATTTTGGAATTACAGAAGCAGTGACAGAAAAAAATGCGAGAGATGTGTGGAACAGATGTAATGAACTTTTATCAAAAAAAGAGTTTACGCCGCGCAGCCTGCTTGAAAAAATGAATGTTCGTGAGCTTTGCACAACAGATGATCCTGTAGACAATCTCGAATATCATCAGAAACTCGCAAAAGAATGGAAAAATGTAAAAGTCAGACCGTCTTTTCGCCCTGATAACGTACTCTCCGCAGATTCCCCGATTTTCAAAGAATACATAAAAGGTCTCGAAAATCTTGCACAAAGAAAGTTTAAAAATATAGATGACATGATTGACTTTTTAGGAGAGAGAATCGATTTTTTCAAATCTTGCGGTTGCGTTGTGAGCGACCATTCACTTGAAAATGATTTTTTTGCGGAAACGACAAAAAAAGATGCCGACCGTATTTTTAAAAAGGCGGCAGGTGGAAGCGCAATTTCTTCAGAAGAGTTGTGCAAATATAAAACTTACGTTCTGGCAAAACTCGGTGAACTATATGCGCAAAAAGGTCTTGTGATGCAGATTCACATCGGGGCTCTTAGAGACAATAATTCAATTCTATATGAAACTGTCGGGAAAAACATCGGCGAAGACAGCCTTGCAGATTTTAATTATGCCGCTCAGATTGGCGGACTTTTAAACGAAATTTACAGCCGCAATCAGGACGCTCGCGTTATCTTGTACAATCTCAATCCAAAAGACAACGAAGCGCTTGCGACAATGGCTGCAAATTTCCGCAACTGCCAGTTCGGGCCGGCGTGGTGGTTTAACGATCATAAAGACGGAATCGAAGAGCAACTAAGAGTTTACGCTCGCACCGGCGTTCTGGGAAAATATCCTGGAATGTTGACAGACAGCAGAAGTTTCCTTTCTTATCCGCGTCACGAATACTTTAGGCGCATTTTATGCAATTTTGTGGGAAATATTGTTGAAAACGGAGAATTTCCGTCTGATGAAAAACTGCTCGGAAAAATAGTTGAAGGAATCTGTTATAAAAATTCTGTAGAATTCTTCCGAATACCGTAA
- a CDS encoding mannitol dehydrogenase family protein — protein sequence MKLTEEGLKNKEEWLKKGYFLPKFDRKAVEAATKKSPFWVHFGAGNIFRAFQANVTQNLLNDSVIECGLVVAEGYDYEIIEKMYRPHDNIGVLVTLKSNGSVEKTVVASIMESLTADSDNEKDWARLCEIFRNPSLQIVSFTITEKGYLLRNAAGVSMPGIEEDFAMGPVLPKSYIGKVVTLLHERFVNGELPVAMVSMDNCSHNGDKLYAAVNEFAREWETRCVCKPGFLDYVNDESKVSFPWTMIDKITPRPDTKIEKILSDDGIEQLEPVITSKKTYVAPFVNAEECQYLVIEDKFPNGRPELERAGLYFTDRETVDKVEKMKVCTCLNPLHTFLAISGCLLGYTLISDEMKDADLLRLVKRLGYEEGLPVVVDPKIIKPRDFIDEVVNIRIPNPFMPDTPQRIACDTSQKLSIRFGETIKGYLARKDLSIENLKVVPLVFALWLRYLMAIDDDGNEFELSPDPLLSDVQKYVANVKLGEKFDVHKAAGQLLKRSEIFGVDLYKVGLGSVVEKYFEALCQGNGAVRNVIQGI from the coding sequence ATGAAACTTACAGAAGAAGGATTAAAGAATAAGGAAGAATGGCTTAAAAAAGGTTATTTTCTTCCGAAGTTTGATAGAAAAGCTGTAGAAGCTGCAACGAAAAAATCACCGTTTTGGGTTCATTTTGGTGCAGGAAATATATTCCGTGCATTTCAAGCAAATGTAACTCAAAATCTTTTAAATGACAGCGTGATAGAATGTGGGCTTGTCGTTGCCGAAGGTTATGATTACGAAATCATAGAAAAGATGTACCGGCCGCACGATAATATCGGCGTTCTTGTCACTCTCAAATCTAATGGTTCAGTCGAAAAAACAGTTGTGGCGTCAATCATGGAATCTTTGACAGCTGATTCCGACAATGAAAAAGACTGGGCACGCTTGTGCGAGATTTTCAGAAATCCTTCACTCCAGATAGTCAGTTTTACAATCACAGAAAAAGGTTACTTGCTCCGCAACGCTGCAGGAGTCTCAATGCCGGGAATAGAAGAAGACTTTGCAATGGGACCTGTTCTTCCAAAATCTTACATAGGAAAAGTCGTTACATTGCTTCACGAACGTTTTGTGAACGGAGAGCTCCCTGTTGCAATGGTCAGCATGGATAACTGTTCACACAACGGCGATAAACTTTACGCTGCTGTAAACGAATTTGCGCGGGAGTGGGAAACACGCTGCGTATGCAAGCCGGGATTTTTAGATTATGTCAACGACGAATCAAAAGTCAGTTTTCCGTGGACAATGATAGACAAAATAACGCCTCGCCCCGATACAAAAATAGAAAAGATTCTCAGCGATGACGGAATTGAGCAGCTTGAACCTGTAATCACTTCTAAAAAAACTTATGTTGCGCCATTTGTAAATGCCGAAGAATGCCAGTATTTAGTTATCGAAGACAAATTTCCTAACGGTCGCCCTGAACTCGAAAGAGCCGGATTGTATTTTACAGACAGAGAAACTGTAGACAAAGTTGAAAAAATGAAAGTCTGCACTTGTCTAAATCCTCTGCACACTTTTCTCGCTATAAGCGGCTGTTTGCTCGGCTATACTTTGATTTCCGACGAAATGAAAGACGCAGACTTGCTTCGCCTTGTAAAGCGACTCGGATACGAAGAGGGGCTTCCTGTCGTTGTAGACCCTAAAATCATAAAACCTCGTGATTTTATAGACGAAGTTGTAAACATCCGTATTCCGAATCCGTTTATGCCTGATACTCCGCAGAGAATTGCATGCGATACTTCACAAAAATTGAGCATTCGTTTTGGAGAAACTATAAAAGGCTACCTCGCGCGAAAAGATTTATCTATTGAAAACTTAAAAGTTGTTCCCCTTGTATTTGCATTGTGGCTTCGCTATCTTATGGCAATCGATGATGATGGAAACGAGTTTGAATTAAGCCCTGATCCTCTTTTGTCCGATGTGCAAAAATATGTCGCAAATGTAAAACTCGGCGAGAAGTTCGATGTTCACAAAGCAGCCGGACAGTTGCTGAAGCGCTCGGAAATCTTCGGCGTTGACCTGTACAAAGTGGGGCTGGGCTCAGTTGTAGAAAAATATTTTGAAGCGCTCTGCCAAGGCAATGGTGCAGTCAGAAATGTTATTCAGGGAATCTAA
- a CDS encoding energy transducer TonB, protein MTRFKGTPLFGADSNPEHTSEIIGIVGTCFLFVIFLICSFLIKFDQKPKFKEVQIVLESTPVKEKLNSEKKSIEANSLQSSPPAPQKNEIAESVVKPKEPEKESAKPAAAKKTKTSAQPKPLPTSAENNAEPVTYAADPMEAFNSQLSKKKKQDFDWSQLEDDDSSQSKTTAEPSRKVTTQTQTFGEAARTADSSVRAIKSSSETTKKTTTQTSSSTVQSLAGIANTKFSGLATDSVSSESNVKTTRKSSGEVSIQMTDGSTRALFYPKEPVINLSAGAASTIDSSKKVTISFKVDTAGNVSAIEITPESILHQIVRDEIRKQVGQWLFEPANYSASANFEYNIKLK, encoded by the coding sequence ATGACGCGATTTAAAGGCACTCCATTATTCGGCGCTGACAGCAACCCTGAACACACAAGCGAAATCATCGGAATTGTAGGAACATGTTTTCTGTTTGTGATTTTTTTAATATGCTCGTTTCTCATAAAATTCGACCAAAAGCCGAAATTCAAAGAAGTGCAAATTGTATTAGAGAGCACGCCTGTAAAAGAAAAACTCAATTCCGAAAAAAAATCTATTGAAGCAAATTCTTTGCAATCTTCACCTCCCGCTCCTCAAAAAAATGAAATTGCCGAATCTGTTGTAAAGCCGAAAGAGCCTGAAAAAGAGAGCGCAAAACCAGCTGCCGCTAAAAAAACAAAAACTTCCGCCCAACCAAAACCACTTCCGACATCTGCCGAAAATAATGCAGAGCCTGTCACATACGCCGCAGATCCGATGGAAGCGTTCAACAGCCAACTTTCAAAGAAAAAGAAACAGGATTTTGACTGGAGTCAGCTGGAAGACGATGATTCTTCCCAGTCAAAAACTACAGCAGAACCTTCTCGCAAAGTGACAACTCAGACACAGACTTTTGGTGAGGCTGCGAGAACTGCTGATTCTTCTGTCCGGGCAATAAAAAGTTCGTCAGAAACTACAAAAAAAACTACTACGCAGACTTCTTCTTCAACTGTGCAATCTCTCGCCGGCATTGCAAATACAAAATTTTCGGGTCTCGCTACAGATTCTGTAAGTTCAGAATCGAATGTAAAGACAACAAGAAAATCGAGCGGCGAAGTTTCAATTCAAATGACAGATGGTTCTACTCGCGCACTTTTTTACCCGAAAGAACCTGTCATAAACCTTTCAGCGGGTGCGGCAAGTACCATAGACTCTTCTAAAAAAGTGACAATCTCTTTTAAAGTCGATACTGCTGGAAATGTCTCCGCAATAGAAATTACGCCGGAATCGATTCTTCATCAGATTGTCCGCGATGAAATCAGAAAACAAGTAGGGCAATGGCTGTTCGAACCTGCAAATTATTCTGCATCAGCTAATTTTGAATATAACATCAAATTAAAATAA
- a CDS encoding sugar kinase has product MTMKVVTFGELMLRLEPEGYFRFVQVDKMTSTFGGGEANVSVSLANYGLDSYFVTKLPKHEIGQAAINSLRRYGVNTNYIVRGGERVGIYYNERGASQRGSKCIYDRAHSSIAESKPEDFNWKEIFKDCKWFHITGITPALGGNMVQICIEACKAAKDAGATVSCDLNYRGKLWTREQARKAMTEICKYVDVCISNEEDAKDVFGIEAENTDINSGKLNKDGYKSVAKQLAEKFGFKKVAITLRTSINANRNNWAALLYDGKDYCFSKEYEMYIVDRVGGGDSFGGGLIYALLNGKSIRDSVEFAVAASCLKHSIEGDYNMVSVDEVEKLAGGNASGRIQR; this is encoded by the coding sequence ATGACAATGAAAGTAGTAACATTTGGTGAACTTATGCTTAGACTTGAACCGGAAGGATATTTCCGTTTCGTTCAGGTAGACAAAATGACTTCGACATTCGGAGGTGGAGAAGCAAACGTCTCTGTTTCCCTCGCAAACTATGGACTAGATTCTTATTTTGTAACAAAATTGCCGAAACACGAAATCGGACAAGCCGCAATCAACAGTTTGCGCCGTTACGGTGTAAACACTAATTATATTGTTCGTGGGGGAGAGCGCGTAGGCATCTACTACAACGAACGTGGAGCTAGCCAACGCGGTTCAAAATGCATATATGACCGCGCTCATTCATCGATTGCAGAGTCAAAACCGGAAGATTTTAACTGGAAAGAAATTTTTAAAGATTGTAAATGGTTTCACATCACAGGAATAACTCCGGCACTCGGCGGAAATATGGTTCAAATCTGTATCGAAGCGTGTAAAGCTGCAAAAGATGCCGGTGCTACAGTGAGCTGCGATTTAAACTATCGTGGAAAACTTTGGACACGAGAACAAGCCCGCAAAGCAATGACAGAAATCTGCAAATACGTAGATGTTTGCATTTCCAACGAAGAAGATGCAAAAGACGTATTTGGAATTGAGGCTGAAAACACAGATATCAACAGCGGAAAGTTGAACAAAGACGGATACAAGTCGGTTGCGAAACAGCTCGCCGAAAAATTCGGCTTTAAAAAGGTCGCAATCACACTTCGCACTTCAATAAACGCAAACCGCAACAACTGGGCAGCACTTTTGTATGACGGCAAAGATTACTGTTTTAGCAAAGAATACGAAATGTACATAGTTGACAGAGTAGGGGGCGGTGACAGTTTTGGCGGCGGATTGATATATGCGCTTTTGAACGGAAAATCAATCCGAGACTCCGTCGAGTTTGCAGTTGCCGCATCTTGCTTAAAGCACTCAATCGAAGGCGATTACAACATGGTCAGCGTTGACGAAGTTGAAAAGCTCGCCGGAGGAAACGCAAGCGGCCGGATTCAGCGTTAG
- a CDS encoding MotA/TolQ/ExbB proton channel family protein: MYQTLKSGGPLMIPIILCGIIAVFIIIERCIYFYNIKIRDQKLMTSLRDSLSAGNYEACSAACVQADTPMSQVVKKAVDCRRYQENDLREAVEAEMDFVVPRLEHFLTPLGTIANISTLLGLLGTVTGNIKAFGVLGAGASMGDPALLAGAIAEALVTTVAGLCVSIPAVIFHNYFVSRVNRRIVEMEANVTSVLLRLTGRV, translated from the coding sequence ATGTATCAAACTTTAAAATCTGGCGGACCTTTGATGATTCCAATCATCTTGTGCGGAATTATCGCGGTATTTATAATAATTGAGCGTTGTATTTATTTTTACAACATCAAAATTCGTGATCAAAAACTGATGACCTCTTTGCGCGATTCATTGAGCGCAGGAAATTACGAAGCTTGCTCAGCTGCTTGCGTTCAAGCAGATACGCCAATGTCTCAAGTTGTAAAAAAAGCTGTCGATTGCCGGCGTTATCAAGAAAATGATTTGCGAGAAGCTGTTGAAGCAGAGATGGATTTTGTAGTCCCAAGACTCGAACACTTTTTGACTCCGCTTGGGACAATCGCAAATATTTCTACGTTGCTTGGACTTTTGGGAACTGTAACGGGAAATATCAAGGCTTTTGGAGTTCTTGGAGCAGGCGCTTCAATGGGAGACCCTGCTTTGCTTGCCGGTGCTATTGCAGAAGCCCTTGTCACAACAGTTGCAGGATTGTGCGTCTCAATCCCTGCCGTCATTTTCCATAACTATTTTGTTTCTCGTGTAAACCGAAGAATTGTAGAAATGGAAGCAAATGTTACGTCGGTCTTACTTCGTCTTACAGGACGTGTGTAA
- the uxuA gene encoding mannonate dehydratase, which yields MEMTLRWYGKGFDSVTLQQIRQVPGVHGVITTLYDSVPGEAWELNAIRKIKKEVSDAGLKIAGIESVNIHDDIKIGSGSRDKYIENYIKTLELLGQEDIRMVCYNFMPVFDWTRSELARVREDGSTVLAYNSNAVDSIKPEEMFKSIDKDSNGFILPGWEPERMARVKELFDMYKEVTPEKLFENLVYFLKAIMPVCDKYNIDMAIHPDDPAWSVFGLPRIITCQENVVKMLSAVDNPHNGITFCTGSYGTNRKNDLCAMIKAATGRIHFAHIRNLKFNTPIDDPVQDFQESAHLSADGTFDMFKIVKTLYETGFDGVVRPDHGRMIWGEKAMPGYGLYDRALGASYLNGLWEACEKSFDRSKTKLYR from the coding sequence ATGGAAATGACTTTACGTTGGTACGGAAAAGGTTTTGATTCCGTTACTTTGCAGCAGATCAGACAAGTGCCGGGTGTACACGGAGTTATCACAACTTTGTATGACTCTGTTCCGGGAGAGGCTTGGGAACTCAATGCGATCCGAAAAATAAAAAAAGAAGTTTCAGATGCCGGACTTAAGATTGCCGGTATCGAAAGCGTAAACATTCATGATGACATCAAAATCGGAAGCGGCAGCAGAGACAAATACATCGAAAACTACATTAAAACGCTTGAACTGCTTGGTCAGGAAGATATCCGCATGGTTTGCTACAACTTTATGCCTGTTTTTGATTGGACTCGTTCGGAGCTAGCTCGTGTTCGTGAAGATGGTTCAACTGTCCTTGCGTATAATTCAAATGCAGTAGATTCTATAAAGCCTGAAGAGATGTTCAAGTCAATAGACAAAGATTCAAATGGTTTTATTCTTCCCGGTTGGGAACCTGAGCGCATGGCGAGAGTAAAAGAGCTTTTTGACATGTACAAAGAAGTGACACCGGAAAAACTTTTTGAAAACCTTGTATATTTCTTAAAAGCTATCATGCCGGTCTGTGATAAATACAATATCGATATGGCAATCCATCCCGATGATCCTGCATGGTCTGTTTTTGGACTTCCACGCATCATAACATGTCAGGAAAATGTAGTAAAAATGCTAAGCGCCGTAGACAATCCTCACAACGGAATTACATTTTGTACAGGTTCTTATGGAACAAACCGCAAAAACGACCTTTGTGCAATGATAAAAGCGGCTACGGGACGCATTCATTTTGCCCATATCAGAAACTTGAAATTCAATACCCCGATAGACGATCCTGTTCAGGATTTTCAGGAGTCTGCACACCTTTCTGCTGACGGCACATTCGATATGTTCAAAATAGTAAAAACACTTTATGAGACAGGTTTTGATGGAGTTGTCCGCCCTGACCACGGACGTATGATTTGGGGCGAAAAAGCGATGCCGGGATACGGCTTGTATGACCGTGCACTCGGCGCTTCTTATCTCAACGGACTTTGGGAAGCATGCGAAAAGAGTTTTGACCGTTCAAAAACAAAATTGTATAGATAA